In Candidatus Zixiibacteriota bacterium, a single window of DNA contains:
- a CDS encoding ligand-binding protein SH3, which translates to MNPYVQSFILSMLPVAELRGGIPLAVANDIPLHIAYIICVFANIMVIPVFYLFLETAHKLFYRIKPYRILFDKYVERTRRKADINVRKYGYWGIMLFVAIPLPITGAYTGTMAAWILKLNRKQSFWFLALGVLIAGLVVSIAVLTGLGIMEIFLKH; encoded by the coding sequence ATGAATCCGTATGTACAGTCCTTTATACTCTCAATGCTTCCCGTCGCGGAGTTGCGCGGGGGGATACCGCTGGCGGTTGCCAATGATATCCCGCTTCATATCGCGTATATTATCTGCGTTTTCGCAAATATCATGGTTATCCCGGTTTTCTACCTGTTTTTGGAAACCGCTCATAAACTGTTCTACCGGATAAAACCCTACCGCATACTGTTCGACAAATATGTCGAACGGACGCGCAGAAAAGCCGATATCAATGTCCGCAAATACGGCTACTGGGGAATCATGCTGTTCGTGGCCATACCTCTTCCGATTACCGGAGCGTATACAGGTACGATGGCGGCCTGGATTCTCAAGCTGAACCGCAAGCAGTCATTCTGGTTTCTGGCATTGGGGGTGCTGATTGCCGGTCTGGTAGTCTCGATTGCAGTCTTGACAGGCCTGGGGATCATGGAAATTTTCTTAAAACACTGA
- a CDS encoding sugar nucleotide-binding protein produces the protein MSMENNRRILITGSAGLLGEALLKQFAPHFEVIAAYHKTPPVETYAIHEKVQADLTDPLECRKLVETVAPDLILNSAAWVDVDGCETDRERARRSNFDLLRNLVDSIGEKNPLIVQVSTDYIFCGREHPGRVDDPPEPLNYYGESKLLAEEYLRENYTNYLIARTCALFATPREGKTNLINYFYDNLRAGQLVSAPDDQYANPILIDNLAELLLEGALKEMIGIVHLGGPDYVSRYDFACLFADVFGYDPELIEPVSAENQKRPAPRPRFAGLDISETVSRFETPLTPLKQSLAQVKSELGK, from the coding sequence GTGTCTATGGAAAATAATCGCAGGATACTGATTACAGGGAGTGCCGGCCTTTTGGGGGAGGCCCTGCTAAAGCAGTTTGCGCCCCACTTCGAAGTGATTGCCGCATATCACAAAACGCCTCCCGTGGAGACGTATGCCATACACGAAAAAGTGCAGGCTGACCTGACTGATCCGCTCGAATGCCGTAAGCTGGTGGAAACTGTAGCTCCGGACCTGATCCTGAACTCGGCCGCCTGGGTCGATGTCGACGGGTGTGAAACCGATCGCGAGCGTGCCCGTCGCTCAAATTTCGACCTGCTTCGCAACCTGGTCGACAGCATCGGTGAGAAAAATCCCCTTATAGTTCAGGTATCGACAGATTACATTTTCTGTGGACGCGAGCATCCCGGGAGAGTCGATGATCCGCCGGAACCGCTTAATTATTACGGCGAGAGCAAGCTGTTGGCCGAGGAATACCTGCGTGAAAACTACACCAATTACCTGATCGCCCGTACATGCGCGCTGTTTGCAACCCCGCGTGAAGGCAAAACCAACCTGATAAATTACTTTTACGACAATCTCAGGGCCGGTCAATTAGTTTCAGCTCCGGATGATCAGTACGCCAATCCGATTTTGATCGATAACCTGGCGGAACTGTTGCTGGAAGGGGCTCTAAAGGAAATGATCGGAATCGTACACCTGGGGGGACCTGATTATGTCTCTCGCTATGATTTTGCCTGCCTTTTTGCCGATGTGTTTGGCTATGATCCGGAGTTGATCGAACCGGTTTCAGCTGAAAATCAAAAACGACCTGCCCCAAGGCCCAGGTTTGCAGGCCTGGATATCAGCGAGACAGTATCTCGCTTTGAAACCCCGCTTACACCCTTGAAACAGTCCCTGGCACAAGTTAAGTCGGAACTGGGCAAGTAA